A region of Rhizobium grahamii DNA encodes the following proteins:
- a CDS encoding NUDIX hydrolase: protein MASSSPTAASSAILQRGDRFLLVLRRNPPSADMYAFPGGRAEAGETPDQTALREFEEETSIRASNPRLFATYDLKTHAVDGSVASHFLLSVFRVEADSNAVAIAADDAADIGWYTLEEIRRLPTPQSVLECAERLAVDNE from the coding sequence ATGGCATCCTCCTCCCCCACAGCGGCCTCGTCCGCCATTCTGCAGCGAGGCGACCGCTTTCTGCTGGTGCTCAGGCGCAATCCTCCTTCGGCTGACATGTATGCCTTTCCCGGAGGCCGGGCCGAAGCCGGCGAGACGCCGGATCAAACGGCATTGCGGGAATTCGAAGAGGAAACCAGCATCCGCGCCTCGAACCCGCGCCTATTTGCAACCTATGACCTGAAGACACATGCCGTGGACGGAAGCGTCGCCAGCCACTTCCTGCTTTCGGTGTTCCGCGTCGAGGCCGACAGCAACGCGGTGGCAATCGCCGCCGACGATGCGGCAGACATCGGCTGGTACACACTGGAAGAGATTCGCCGGCTGCCGACGCCGCAAAGCGTTCTCGAATGCGCCGAGCGCCTGGCTGTGGACAACGAATAA
- a CDS encoding YnfA family protein — protein MTYIIYAAAAFFEIAGCFAFWAWLRMEKPLWWTAPGLASLAVFAWLLTLVPSEAAGRTFAAYGGIYIIASLLWLWLVEQRVPDRWDIGGALACLFGTALILFAPRG, from the coding sequence TTGACCTATATTATCTACGCAGCCGCCGCCTTTTTCGAGATCGCCGGATGCTTCGCCTTCTGGGCGTGGCTGCGCATGGAAAAGCCCCTGTGGTGGACGGCGCCCGGTCTGGCATCGCTGGCAGTGTTTGCCTGGCTGCTGACTCTGGTGCCGAGCGAGGCGGCCGGGCGGACCTTTGCGGCATATGGCGGCATCTACATCATCGCATCGCTGCTGTGGCTCTGGCTGGTCGAGCAGCGGGTGCCTGATCGTTGGGACATCGGTGGCGCCCTGGCGTGCCTGTTCGGAACTGCGCTGATTTTGTTCGCGCCACGCGGATAG
- a CDS encoding SOS response-associated peptidase, which translates to MCGRYALTISPEELEEILGIMGLDDFPARYNIAPTQPILVVVSDGPGEKGSNLPDRRALLVRWGFTPGWVKDPKSFPLLINARSETAIGKASFRAAMRHRRVLVPASGFYEWHRPTKNSQEKAQPYWIRPRHGGVVAFAGLMETWSSADGSEVDTGAILTTAANAAISPIHDRMPVVIRPEDFSRWLDCKTQEPRDVADLMQPVEDDFFEAIPVSDKVNKVANMGADLQDRATIERPPPLADKPKPDDGQLSLF; encoded by the coding sequence ATGTGTGGACGATACGCGTTGACGATATCCCCGGAAGAACTCGAGGAAATCCTGGGGATCATGGGTCTGGACGACTTCCCGGCGCGCTACAACATCGCTCCGACGCAGCCGATCCTTGTCGTGGTGTCCGATGGTCCTGGCGAAAAGGGAAGCAACCTTCCCGATCGCCGGGCGCTGCTGGTGCGCTGGGGCTTCACACCGGGCTGGGTCAAGGATCCGAAGTCGTTTCCGCTGCTGATCAATGCGCGCTCCGAAACGGCGATCGGCAAGGCGTCGTTTCGTGCGGCGATGCGCCACCGGCGCGTGCTCGTGCCTGCCTCCGGCTTCTACGAGTGGCATCGGCCAACGAAAAACAGCCAGGAAAAGGCGCAGCCCTATTGGATACGGCCGCGGCATGGTGGCGTCGTCGCCTTCGCCGGCCTGATGGAGACATGGTCGTCAGCCGATGGTTCGGAAGTCGATACGGGTGCTATCCTGACAACCGCGGCAAACGCTGCGATATCGCCCATTCATGACCGCATGCCTGTTGTCATCCGGCCAGAAGACTTTTCCCGCTGGCTCGATTGCAAGACGCAGGAACCGCGCGACGTTGCGGACCTGATGCAGCCGGTTGAGGACGACTTCTTCGAAGCGATACCGGTGTCCGACAAGGTCAATAAGGTCGCCAACATGGGCGCCGACCTGCAGGATCGTGCTACCATCGAGAGGCCGCCGCCGCTGGCGGACAAGCCGAAGCCGGATGACGGCCAGCTCAGCCTCTTCTAG
- a CDS encoding LysE/ArgO family amino acid transporter: MFSISAALSGFFLGASLIIAIGAQNAFILRQGLLRSNVFILCLICASSDAILIAAGVGGLGTLVSRSPGLIMAVSLGGMLFLGTYAVMAFRRALHPGAMQTGAPQALGLKAAVAACLAFTFLNPHVYLDTVVLLGSLSAAYEGADRLAYGIGAATASFVWFFGLGYGARLLQPVFAKPAAWRVLDVVIGVVMGLLALSLGARLVSPA; the protein is encoded by the coding sequence ATGTTCTCGATTTCGGCCGCGCTCTCCGGTTTCTTTCTCGGCGCTTCGCTTATCATTGCGATCGGTGCACAGAATGCATTCATTCTGCGTCAGGGCCTGCTCCGCTCCAACGTCTTCATCCTCTGCCTGATCTGCGCATCGTCGGACGCTATCCTGATCGCGGCAGGGGTCGGCGGGCTGGGCACGCTCGTCTCCCGCTCGCCCGGGCTGATCATGGCGGTCAGCCTCGGCGGCATGTTGTTTCTGGGAACTTATGCGGTGATGGCCTTCCGGCGAGCGCTCCATCCCGGAGCGATGCAGACGGGAGCGCCACAGGCGCTCGGATTGAAGGCGGCTGTTGCCGCATGTCTCGCCTTCACCTTCCTGAACCCGCACGTCTATCTCGATACGGTCGTGCTGCTCGGCAGTCTGTCTGCCGCCTATGAGGGAGCCGATCGGCTGGCGTACGGAATCGGTGCGGCGACCGCATCGTTCGTCTGGTTTTTTGGATTGGGGTACGGGGCGCGGCTGCTGCAGCCTGTCTTTGCCAAACCCGCCGCCTGGCGGGTTCTTGACGTCGTGATCGGCGTTGTGATGGGGCTGCTGGCTCTGAGCCTTGGCGCTCGCCTTGTCAGCCCGGCCTGA
- the pssA gene encoding CDP-diacylglycerol--serine O-phosphatidyltransferase, translating into METPFPPFEPNGPPDDSARGPRLREIPLRLVVPNLITILAICAGLTGIRLAFENRYELAVGMVLLAAFLDGIDGRVARLMKATSKFGAQMDSLADIVNFGVAPALVVYVFALDQARSIGWIAALIYAIAAGLRLARFNVMSERENKATWQSEYFVGVPAPAGAMLVLLPVYLGFLGITIDKTFGFISAAYTVLIAFLLISRLPVWSGKSEGSKLRRDLVLPMMLGVVFYVALLSSFTWEIMVVTAVVYLLTLPFGARKWKRKYGTLTIEEPGVGEDDIGRHI; encoded by the coding sequence ATGGAAACGCCGTTCCCGCCATTCGAACCCAACGGTCCGCCTGACGATTCCGCACGCGGCCCGCGGCTTCGTGAGATACCGCTGCGGCTGGTCGTTCCCAACCTGATCACGATCCTGGCGATTTGCGCCGGGCTCACCGGCATTCGGCTTGCCTTCGAAAACCGTTACGAGCTTGCCGTCGGCATGGTTCTGTTGGCGGCATTTCTCGACGGCATCGATGGACGCGTCGCCCGGCTGATGAAGGCGACGTCGAAGTTCGGCGCGCAGATGGATTCGCTCGCCGACATCGTCAACTTCGGCGTGGCACCGGCTCTCGTCGTCTACGTCTTCGCGCTCGACCAGGCCCGGTCGATCGGGTGGATTGCGGCGCTGATCTATGCGATCGCGGCCGGACTTCGCCTTGCTCGGTTCAATGTCATGTCCGAGCGGGAAAACAAGGCGACGTGGCAATCGGAGTATTTCGTCGGTGTCCCGGCGCCTGCTGGTGCGATGCTTGTCCTGTTGCCTGTCTATCTCGGCTTCCTCGGGATCACCATCGACAAGACCTTCGGCTTCATCTCCGCGGCCTATACGGTGCTGATCGCCTTCCTGCTCATCAGCCGCCTGCCGGTGTGGTCCGGCAAGTCTGAGGGAAGCAAGCTGCGGCGCGATCTCGTGCTGCCGATGATGCTCGGCGTCGTCTTCTATGTCGCCCTGCTTTCCAGCTTCACCTGGGAGATCATGGTCGTCACGGCCGTCGTCTACCTCTTGACCCTGCCCTTCGGCGCCCGCAAGTGGAAGCGCAAATACGGCACGCTCACCATCGAGGAACCCGGTGTCGGCGAGGATGATATCGGCCGTCACATCTGA